From the Chlorogloeopsis sp. ULAP01 genome, the window GCTAGATTCATCACCTTTGTGGCTTTGACATTGCATATTTCAAATGACAACTTTATTTGTACCAATCTACTTTGAAGGTTAAGAGTAAAACTTGAGGAAGTTGTGAGGAATCAGAGGAGCATCAGAAATCTTAGTACCCCTTGCAAAGTATCTGGAATTAAGAGGGTGTTAGGTGTATTTTCTTCTAATGCAGCCTGTAGAGATTATTAGTCATGTCAATGAACGTAAATTTCTTCAGAGTAGAAGTTGTTCCCCACGATCCAAATTGGCAAGAAGCATTTGCAACTGAATCGAAGCAGATTACACTTGCATTGAGCGAAAATCTGGTTGCTGTACATCATATTGGCAGCACAGCCATTCCCCAAATTCATGCCAAGCCGATTATCGATATTTTGGTTGAAGTTAAAGATATTACAAAAGTTGATGAACAGAGTTCCGCAATAGAGGCATTGGGTTATGAAGCAATGGGTGAGTATGGTATACCAGGACGCCGTTATTTCCGCAAGCATAATCAAGCAGGTATAAGGACACACCATATTCACACATTTGAAGTTGGTTCAGAACAGATAGAGCGCCACTTAGCGTTTCGAGATTATATGATTGCCCATTCCGAAGATGCGCAGAAATACAGCGAACTCAAGCGCGAACTTGCAAAGAAGTATCCCGATTATATTGAGAGCTACATGGATGGGAAAGATGGGTTTATCAAAGAAATGGATAAAAAGGCAGCAGAGTGGCGAGCATTGCAAATAGATTGATTTAGAGGTGTTCACGCTCCCCAATTGTCTACTAATTCACTCGGCTCACCAGGATAAAAGCGATCGCTCATAATCTCGGTTAAGTTGTAGGGACAAGCAAGCGGAAAAGTTTGCTCTGGTAGGGCTTCTCCCATTGCTAAGTCTCTAGCATTTTCATACGCTTCTTGCAGTGCATCATCAAGATAAGATTTGAGGCTGGGGTTGTCTTTCAGTAATCGTAACGTGTCACGGCGCTGTACGCGAAGGGTTGCCAGCCAACTACGACTACGATGTTGGGGTTGGTATTCCCATTTCAGCAAATGCCCAATCAACACGCTCAAACGGTTGCGAAGTTCCTGGCGTTGCTGCTTACCCAAAGATTCAATCTCCTCTATCAAGTTTGGCAGATCGATCTGGCTCCACTTTTTGTCGCGGAGCAACCTTGCTTGTTCCTGTGTCCAAGCGTAAAAATCGGTTTCGTAGAGGTTTAGTGCAGGCATCGGTTTCTTTGCCATCTTCGGGTAAGCCAGCCACAGTGTTTCTATTGTAAAGTGTTCTCTGTAGAGTTAGTAAGGCAGTAAATTGGCTCTTATAGGCGGGTTGTAACAGATATGTGCCGAATGTCTCCTATGTACAATACTCTTTTACACTGCTGCCAAAATCGCCTCTCTAACATTGGCAATCAAATTACTGAGATTATCTGTATTCAACCGATAACTCAAAGGATGGGCAATCAATCGTGCCGTACTTTCATACAGTGTCGCAATTTCCATCAAACCATTTTCGCGCAACGTCCGCCCTGTGGAAACTAAATCAACAATAGCTTCTGACATACCCGTAATTGGCCCTAGTTCCACAGAACCGTATAAAGGTACAATTTCCACAGGTAAATCTAAGCTGTGGAAATATTCACGCGCACAGTTTACATATTTAGATGCCACTCTACCATGTGCGGGTAAATCCAAAGGCGATCGGTAAGAACTTGATTGCTTGACTGCTACCGACATCCGACAATAACCAAAGCGCAAATCAACTAATTGTGCTACTTGTGGTTTTTTCTCTCGGAGTACGTCGTAACCAACTATACCCAGTTGTGCTTGACCGTACTCTACGTAAACTGGGACATCCTGCGCCCGCACAAGAAGCCCTTTAGCTATACCATTGATATCTGTAATTTGCAGTTGTCGATTTCCTGAGTCTAAAAAAGCACTAAAATCCAACCCCACGGTTTGTAGTAGGCGGATGCTATGTTTGAGAAGTTCCCCTTTTGGCAGTGCGACAGTCAGCA encodes:
- a CDS encoding GrpB family protein: MSMNVNFFRVEVVPHDPNWQEAFATESKQITLALSENLVAVHHIGSTAIPQIHAKPIIDILVEVKDITKVDEQSSAIEALGYEAMGEYGIPGRRYFRKHNQAGIRTHHIHTFEVGSEQIERHLAFRDYMIAHSEDAQKYSELKRELAKKYPDYIESYMDGKDGFIKEMDKKAAEWRALQID
- a CDS encoding DUF29 domain-containing protein, which translates into the protein MAKKPMPALNLYETDFYAWTQEQARLLRDKKWSQIDLPNLIEEIESLGKQQRQELRNRLSVLIGHLLKWEYQPQHRSRSWLATLRVQRRDTLRLLKDNPSLKSYLDDALQEAYENARDLAMGEALPEQTFPLACPYNLTEIMSDRFYPGEPSELVDNWGA
- the hisG gene encoding ATP phosphoribosyltransferase, whose amino-acid sequence is MLTVALPKGELLKHSIRLLQTVGLDFSAFLDSGNRQLQITDINGIAKGLLVRAQDVPVYVEYGQAQLGIVGYDVLREKKPQVAQLVDLRFGYCRMSVAVKQSSSYRSPLDLPAHGRVASKYVNCAREYFHSLDLPVEIVPLYGSVELGPITGMSEAIVDLVSTGRTLRENGLMEIATLYESTARLIAHPLSYRLNTDNLSNLIANVREAILAAV